The sequence below is a genomic window from Bacteroidota bacterium.
GAATAATTATTGTCGTTTGAGATATAGGTTGTGATTAAAGTAAAGAAGAATAAAAATAATAAAACTATAAAAGAATTCCTAGAATATACGTAGTTAATTTCCTACAAATATTTATATAGTAAATTATATCAATATCATATCAACATGTGGAATTCCATCTTCGAGATATTCCTCACTGTTATTAATAAAACCAAGTGATTGATAAAATTTATTTAAATATACCTGTGCCCCAATCTTTATTGGCTGTTTAGGATATTTTTCTTTCAAAAAATTTATGGCTTCCTCCATAATTTTTCTTCCCAGATTAAGGCTCCTGTATTTAACATCAACTACTACTCTACCTATGGAAGGATACTCATAAGTGACATTGGGTGGGAGTATTCGTAAGTAGGCTGCCAAATTCTTTCCCTCAAAGAG
It includes:
- a CDS encoding GNAT family N-acetyltransferase, with the protein product MTIKTFEELSTTELYQIINLRERVFVVEQKCYYLDADNNDQKAWHLLLFEGKNLAAYLRILPPNVTYEYPSIGRVVVDVKYRSLNLGRKIMEEAINFLKEKYPKQPIKIGAQVYLNKFYQSLGFINNSEEYLEDGIPHVDMILI